One stretch of Halobaculum marinum DNA includes these proteins:
- a CDS encoding PIN domain-containing protein: MMPVECGVRVFDELDRLVDDPDLVTPEAVVAELEKLAAGAGEEATAASVGRDLAERCRVVATAEEYADDAVVELASGDSEAPFDGYVTTNDRPLRERLLARGVRVIGLRGANTLAVTEP; the protein is encoded by the coding sequence ATGATGCCGGTGGAGTGCGGCGTCCGCGTGTTCGACGAGCTCGACCGGCTCGTGGACGACCCCGACCTCGTCACTCCGGAGGCGGTCGTCGCCGAGCTGGAGAAGCTCGCGGCGGGCGCCGGCGAGGAAGCCACGGCCGCCTCGGTCGGCCGGGACCTCGCGGAGCGGTGTCGGGTCGTCGCGACGGCGGAGGAGTACGCAGACGACGCGGTCGTCGAACTCGCCTCGGGCGATTCCGAGGCGCCGTTCGACGGCTACGTCACCACGAACGACCGCCCCCTGCGCGAGCGCCTCCTCGCTCGGGGCGTACGCGTAATCGGTTTAAGGGGCGCGAACACACTCGCGGTAACAGAACCATAG
- a CDS encoding HD domain-containing protein, which produces MSTRRVKDPVHGYIELDEELVERVVDTRTFQRLRHVRQLSATYLVYPGATHTRFEHSLGVYHLATTVFESLRSQSYFRDGVGEAELDDIQRTLACAALLHDVGHTPLSHVGERHLDAAALRDRLAALGLAERFERVGVAPEGDSGWEHPYPIRTAAPHELLSCVVVLERFAEPLCAMDVDPFEVCAQVLGWSLAYEAGGRWQHGVAAQLLHSPVDVDRLDYIIRDDRMTGADVLGVDTDRMLAAYTAHPDAGLALSEQALSTVGNYLEGRVSLYMWVTQHHKSVYANVLVGRLLDELAAAEDDPLFPVDGVVDGWLTDHTAMERLRRAAADPPTEAFAALYDRFRSRDFAESCWKHRLGYADVIAPETNEGVVAYSEWLVGDADRLEAVLTEALVVPSHEVWIERSYVPEYEPEELADIPLAHNGRVQPLSDHGLYGGREFDRSVPFVYVPAGHVDRAVDVLNDRYVAEVGVGVPTAGR; this is translated from the coding sequence GTGAGCACGCGACGCGTCAAGGACCCGGTCCACGGCTACATCGAGTTGGACGAGGAGCTGGTCGAGCGCGTCGTCGACACCCGGACGTTCCAACGCCTGCGACACGTTCGCCAACTGTCGGCGACGTACCTCGTGTACCCGGGGGCGACCCACACCCGCTTCGAGCACTCGCTCGGCGTGTACCACCTCGCGACGACCGTCTTCGAGAGCCTCCGCTCGCAGTCGTACTTCCGCGACGGCGTCGGCGAGGCTGAACTCGACGACATCCAGCGGACGCTCGCGTGCGCCGCCCTCCTCCACGACGTGGGCCACACGCCGCTGTCGCACGTCGGCGAGCGACACCTCGACGCCGCCGCGCTGCGCGACCGACTCGCGGCGTTGGGGCTCGCCGAGCGGTTCGAGCGGGTCGGCGTCGCCCCCGAGGGCGACTCGGGGTGGGAGCACCCGTACCCGATCCGGACAGCCGCACCACACGAACTGCTGAGCTGTGTGGTCGTCCTCGAACGGTTCGCGGAGCCGCTGTGTGCGATGGACGTGGACCCGTTCGAGGTGTGCGCGCAGGTGCTCGGCTGGAGCCTCGCGTACGAGGCCGGCGGGCGCTGGCAACACGGCGTCGCCGCCCAGCTCCTCCACTCGCCGGTCGACGTAGACCGCCTCGACTACATCATCCGCGACGACCGGATGACCGGCGCGGACGTGCTCGGCGTCGACACCGACCGGATGCTCGCCGCCTACACCGCCCACCCGGATGCGGGCCTCGCGCTCTCCGAGCAGGCGCTGTCGACGGTCGGCAACTACCTCGAAGGACGCGTCTCGCTGTACATGTGGGTGACGCAGCACCACAAGTCGGTGTACGCGAACGTGCTCGTCGGGCGCCTGCTGGACGAACTCGCCGCCGCCGAGGACGACCCGCTGTTCCCCGTCGACGGCGTCGTCGACGGGTGGCTCACCGACCACACCGCGATGGAGCGCCTGCGCCGGGCCGCCGCCGACCCGCCGACCGAGGCGTTCGCCGCGCTGTACGACCGCTTCCGCTCGCGCGACTTCGCCGAGTCGTGCTGGAAGCACCGCCTCGGCTACGCTGACGTGATCGCACCCGAGACGAACGAGGGAGTCGTCGCCTACTCCGAGTGGCTCGTCGGCGACGCCGACCGGCTGGAGGCAGTGCTCACCGAGGCACTCGTCGTGCCGAGCCACGAGGTGTGGATCGAACGCTCGTACGTCCCCGAGTACGAACCGGAGGAGTTGGCCGACATCCCGCTGGCGCACAACGGGCGCGTCCAACCGCTGTCGGACCACGGCCTGTACGGCGGTCGCGAGTTCGACCGCTCGGTGCCGTTCGTGTACGTCCCCGCCGGCCACGTCGACCGCGCGGTCGACGTCCTCAACGACCGCTACGTCGCGGAAGTCGGCGTCGGCGTCCCGACGGCCGGTCGGTGA
- a CDS encoding DNA-directed RNA polymerase, translating into MYKRVRLKDTVEVPPEHLADVSRDRVRKLLQDKLEGRMDEDVGSVVSVIEVHDIGDGAVLPNRPGVYYEAEFDAVTFDPDMQEVVDGNVVEVVEFGAFVGIGPVDGLLHVSQISDEYLAYDGENQQLASTESSDTLGVEDPVRVRVVTKSIDERNPRDSKIGLTAKQPGLGKHEWLEADVRRRAEGAPAEGN; encoded by the coding sequence ATGTACAAACGGGTACGACTCAAGGACACGGTCGAGGTCCCGCCGGAGCATCTGGCGGACGTGAGCCGCGACCGCGTCCGCAAGCTCTTGCAGGACAAGTTGGAGGGACGCATGGACGAAGACGTCGGCAGCGTAGTCAGCGTCATCGAAGTCCACGACATCGGCGACGGCGCCGTCCTCCCGAACAGACCGGGCGTCTACTACGAGGCGGAGTTCGACGCCGTGACCTTCGATCCGGACATGCAGGAGGTCGTCGACGGGAACGTCGTGGAGGTCGTCGAGTTCGGCGCCTTCGTCGGCATCGGCCCCGTGGACGGCCTGCTGCACGTCTCACAGATCTCCGACGAGTACCTCGCGTACGACGGGGAGAACCAGCAGCTCGCCTCGACAGAGTCGAGCGACACGCTCGGCGTCGAAGACCCCGTCCGCGTCCGCGTCGTCACGAAGTCCATCGACGAGCGCAACCCGCGCGACTCGAAGATCGGCCTCACGGCGAAACAGCCCGGACTGGGCAAACACGAGTGGCTGGAGGCCGACGTGCGCCGTCGCGCCGAGGGGGCGCCCGCGGAGGGTAACTGA
- a CDS encoding SOUL family heme-binding protein → MKRTTSLALGAVGGLVGLVGAWNLYQRYTTETVPYTVVASVGDVELRRYPPTVLAETVADSRREAFGRLFRYIAGANEAETDLAMTAPVQVDGDGGDGGVSIPMTAPVEVSDGNRRIPMTAPVETDASADGVRMAFYLPAEYDAETAPRPTDEDVTLVAVPERTLAVRRFSWRATDRRVTNEVEKLEDALEDASVPLAGEPFYMGYDAPWTLPFLRRNEVAVEVESADAT, encoded by the coding sequence ATGAAGCGAACCACCTCGCTCGCGCTCGGCGCCGTCGGTGGCCTCGTGGGCCTCGTCGGTGCGTGGAACCTCTACCAGCGCTACACCACCGAGACGGTGCCGTACACCGTCGTCGCCAGCGTCGGCGACGTGGAGTTGCGCCGGTACCCGCCGACCGTGCTCGCGGAGACGGTCGCCGACAGCCGACGCGAGGCGTTCGGTCGGCTGTTCCGCTACATCGCCGGCGCCAACGAGGCGGAGACGGACCTCGCGATGACCGCCCCCGTCCAGGTGGACGGCGACGGGGGCGACGGCGGCGTGTCCATCCCGATGACGGCGCCCGTCGAGGTGAGCGACGGCAACCGGCGCATCCCGATGACCGCCCCCGTCGAGACGGACGCGTCCGCCGACGGCGTGCGCATGGCGTTCTACCTCCCGGCTGAGTACGACGCCGAGACGGCGCCGCGCCCGACCGACGAGGACGTGACGCTCGTCGCGGTGCCCGAGCGGACGCTCGCCGTCCGACGGTTCTCGTGGCGCGCCACCGACCGCCGGGTGACCAACGAGGTCGAGAAGCTGGAGGACGCGCTGGAGGACGCGTCCGTGCCCCTGGCTGGCGAACCGTTCTACATGGGGTACGACGCGCCGTGGACGCTCCCGTTCCTCCGGCGCAACGAGGTCGCCGTCGAGGTGGAGTCGGCCGACGCCACCTGA
- a CDS encoding translation initiation factor IF-2 subunit gamma, protein MVTEQTQPEVNIGLVGHVDHGKTTLVQALSGDWTDQHSEEMKRGISIRLGYADATLRRCPECDEPECYTVEETCPEHDVETEVMRTVSFVDAPGHETLMATMLSGASIMDGAVLVVSATEDVPQAQTEEHLMALDIIGIENIVIAQNKVDLVDDERARENYEQIQEFVEGTVAEDAPVVPVSAQQGVNVDLVIAALEEQIPTPERDETLPPKMYTARSFDINRPGTKAKDLLGGVIGGSLAQGTLSEGDEIELRPGREVEEGGSSEYHSIETSVRSLQAGGQSQEKVGPGGLLGVGTGLDPSLTKGDALAGQVAGEPGTLPPTRNAFEMDVELLDRVVGEGEVDEISTGEPLMLTVGTATTVGAVTSARSGECEVNLKRPVCADEGAKIAINRRMGARWRLIGVGTLTE, encoded by the coding sequence ATGGTGACGGAGCAAACACAACCGGAGGTGAACATCGGACTCGTCGGTCACGTCGACCACGGAAAGACGACGCTAGTGCAAGCGTTGTCGGGCGACTGGACCGACCAGCACAGTGAGGAGATGAAGCGCGGGATCTCGATCCGTCTGGGCTACGCCGACGCCACGCTGCGTCGGTGCCCGGAGTGCGACGAGCCCGAGTGTTACACCGTCGAGGAGACGTGCCCGGAGCACGACGTCGAGACCGAGGTCATGCGGACCGTCTCGTTCGTCGACGCCCCGGGCCACGAGACGCTGATGGCGACGATGCTGTCTGGCGCGTCCATCATGGACGGCGCCGTGCTCGTCGTGAGCGCCACCGAGGACGTTCCGCAGGCCCAGACCGAGGAACACCTCATGGCGCTGGACATCATCGGCATCGAGAACATCGTCATCGCCCAGAACAAGGTGGACCTCGTCGACGACGAGCGCGCCCGCGAGAACTACGAGCAGATCCAGGAGTTCGTCGAGGGCACCGTCGCCGAGGACGCGCCGGTCGTCCCCGTCAGCGCCCAGCAGGGCGTCAACGTGGACCTGGTCATCGCGGCGCTGGAGGAGCAGATCCCCACGCCCGAGCGCGACGAGACGCTCCCGCCGAAGATGTACACCGCCCGCTCGTTCGACATCAACCGTCCGGGCACGAAGGCGAAGGACCTGCTCGGCGGCGTGATCGGCGGGTCGCTCGCGCAGGGCACCCTGTCGGAGGGCGACGAGATCGAACTCCGTCCCGGTCGCGAAGTCGAGGAGGGCGGCTCCTCGGAGTACCACTCGATCGAGACCTCCGTTCGCTCGCTGCAGGCGGGCGGTCAGTCGCAGGAGAAAGTGGGCCCCGGCGGCCTGCTCGGCGTCGGCACCGGCCTGGACCCGAGCCTGACGAAGGGCGACGCACTCGCGGGGCAGGTTGCCGGCGAACCCGGCACGCTCCCGCCGACGCGCAACGCCTTCGAGATGGACGTCGAACTGCTCGACCGCGTCGTCGGCGAGGGCGAGGTCGACGAGATCTCGACCGGCGAACCGCTGATGCTCACCGTCGGCACCGCGACCACCGTGGGCGCGGTGACGAGCGCCCGCTCGGGCGAGTGCGAGGTCAACCTCAAGCGCCCGGTGTGCGCCGACGAGGGAGCGAAGATCGCGATCAACCGCCGCATGGGCGCCCGCTGGCGTCTCATCGGCGTCGGGACCCTCACGGAGTAA
- a CDS encoding bifunctional N(6)-L-threonylcarbamoyladenine synthase/serine/threonine protein kinase: MRVLGVEGTAWCASAAVFDAETDAVFIESDPYEPDSGGIHPREAAEHMGDAIPRVIETALDHARDEYDDRDDDEPPVDAVAFSRGPGLGPCLRIVATAARALAQSLGVPLVGVNHMVAHLEIGRHRAGFDSPVCLNASGANAHLLGFHDGRYRVLGETMDTGVGNALDKFTRHVGWSHPGGPKIESHAADGEFVELPYVVKGMDFSFSGIMSAAKDAYDDGVPVEDVCVGLQEHVFAMLTEVAERALSLTGTDELVLGGGVGQNARLREMLASMCAERGAEFHAPEPRFLRDNAGMIAVLGAKMAAAGDTVAVADSAIDPDFRPDQVPVTWRSGESVARVPDPDGDDADLRGAEATVEVHDDEVVKRRLPKAYRHPDLDATLRRERTVAEARLLAAARRAGVPTPLVHDVDVPEATLTMQFVGERDLAADLTTDHARTVGQHLARLHGEGVVHGDPTTRNCRVGGDRVFLIDFGLGYQSDHVEDYAMDLHVFEQSVEGTAATAEPLVAAVEAGYRAVGDEAVLERLRGVERRGRYQ, translated from the coding sequence ATGCGCGTCCTCGGCGTCGAGGGGACCGCCTGGTGCGCCAGCGCCGCGGTGTTCGACGCCGAGACCGACGCCGTGTTTATCGAGTCCGACCCGTACGAACCCGACAGCGGCGGCATTCACCCGCGCGAGGCCGCCGAGCACATGGGCGACGCGATCCCACGGGTGATCGAGACGGCGCTCGACCACGCTCGCGACGAGTACGACGACCGTGACGACGACGAGCCGCCGGTCGACGCCGTCGCCTTCTCGCGCGGGCCCGGACTCGGCCCGTGTCTCCGCATCGTCGCCACCGCAGCGCGGGCGCTGGCACAGTCGCTCGGCGTCCCGCTCGTCGGCGTCAACCACATGGTCGCCCACCTCGAGATCGGTCGCCACCGCGCGGGGTTCGACTCGCCCGTCTGTCTGAACGCCTCCGGCGCGAACGCCCACCTGTTGGGCTTCCACGACGGCCGCTACCGCGTCCTCGGCGAGACGATGGACACCGGCGTCGGCAACGCGCTCGACAAGTTCACCCGACACGTCGGCTGGAGCCACCCCGGCGGCCCGAAGATCGAGTCGCACGCCGCCGACGGCGAGTTCGTCGAGTTGCCGTACGTCGTGAAGGGGATGGACTTCTCGTTCTCCGGGATCATGTCCGCCGCGAAGGACGCGTACGACGACGGCGTCCCCGTCGAAGACGTCTGTGTCGGGCTGCAAGAGCACGTGTTCGCGATGCTCACCGAAGTCGCCGAGCGAGCGCTGTCGCTGACGGGCACGGACGAACTCGTGCTCGGCGGCGGCGTCGGCCAGAACGCGCGCCTCCGGGAGATGCTCGCGTCGATGTGCGCCGAGCGCGGCGCCGAGTTCCACGCGCCCGAACCGCGGTTCCTCCGGGACAACGCGGGAATGATCGCGGTGCTCGGCGCGAAGATGGCCGCCGCTGGCGACACCGTCGCCGTCGCCGACTCGGCCATCGACCCCGACTTCCGGCCCGACCAGGTGCCGGTGACGTGGCGCTCGGGCGAATCGGTGGCGCGCGTCCCCGACCCGGACGGTGACGACGCCGACCTCCGCGGCGCGGAGGCGACCGTCGAGGTCCACGACGACGAGGTGGTGAAGCGACGGCTCCCGAAGGCGTACCGCCACCCCGACCTCGATGCGACGCTCCGGCGCGAGCGGACGGTCGCGGAGGCGCGCCTGCTCGCGGCGGCGCGACGCGCGGGCGTGCCGACGCCGCTGGTGCACGACGTGGACGTCCCCGAGGCGACGCTGACGATGCAGTTCGTGGGCGAGCGCGACCTCGCTGCCGACCTGACCACCGACCACGCGCGAACCGTCGGCCAACACCTCGCGCGACTCCACGGGGAGGGCGTCGTGCACGGCGACCCGACGACCCGGAACTGCCGTGTCGGTGGGGACCGGGTGTTCCTCATCGACTTCGGCCTCGGCTACCAGTCGGACCACGTCGAGGACTACGCGATGGACCTCCACGTGTTCGAGCAGTCCGTCGAGGGAACCGCGGCGACGGCGGAGCCGCTGGTGGCGGCGGTGGAGGCGGGCTACCGCGCGGTCGGCGACGAGGCGGTGTTGGAGCGCCTCCGCGGCGTCGAGCGACGCGGTCGCTACCAGTAG
- a CDS encoding oxidoreductase gives MTGWTAADLPDMDGERVVVTGANSGIGKEATRGFARAGADVTLACRSVDRGTDAAAEIRHAEPGVDGDALDVRELDLADLSSVRAFADDWTEPIDVLCNNAGVMAIPRTETVDGFETQFGVNHLGHVALTGLLLDHLRAADGESRVVTQSSGVHERGEIDFDDLQHEYEYGKWEAYAQSKLANVLFGYELDRRLDAAGVDDVTSVVCHPGYAATNLQRRGPEAEGSEFRALLMKAANAVFAQSAERGAWPLLYAATAPTVSGGDYVGPGGLLNMRGHPERQRSSDRSYREDDAERLWTVSEELTGVSFGLDGAADAAGEEDAAEAADATDD, from the coding sequence ATGACCGGCTGGACCGCGGCGGACCTCCCCGACATGGACGGCGAGCGCGTCGTCGTCACGGGAGCAAACAGCGGCATCGGGAAGGAGGCGACGCGGGGGTTCGCCCGCGCGGGCGCCGACGTGACCCTGGCGTGCCGGAGCGTCGACCGCGGCACGGACGCCGCCGCCGAGATCCGACACGCGGAACCGGGCGTCGACGGCGACGCACTCGACGTGCGCGAACTCGACCTCGCAGACCTGTCGTCGGTCCGCGCGTTCGCCGACGACTGGACGGAGCCGATCGACGTGCTGTGCAACAACGCGGGCGTGATGGCGATCCCGCGCACGGAGACCGTCGACGGCTTCGAGACACAGTTCGGCGTCAACCACCTCGGGCACGTCGCGCTCACCGGCCTCCTGCTCGACCACCTCCGCGCCGCCGACGGCGAGAGCCGCGTCGTCACGCAGTCGAGTGGCGTCCACGAGCGCGGCGAGATCGACTTCGACGACCTCCAGCACGAATACGAGTACGGCAAGTGGGAGGCGTACGCCCAGAGCAAGCTGGCGAACGTGCTGTTCGGCTACGAACTCGACCGCCGACTCGACGCCGCCGGCGTCGACGACGTGACCAGCGTCGTCTGCCACCCCGGGTACGCCGCGACGAACCTCCAGCGACGCGGCCCCGAGGCCGAGGGGTCGGAGTTCCGCGCCTTGCTGATGAAGGCCGCCAACGCGGTGTTCGCGCAGTCGGCCGAGCGCGGCGCGTGGCCGCTGCTGTACGCCGCGACCGCACCGACCGTCTCCGGGGGCGACTACGTCGGCCCCGGCGGGCTGTTGAACATGCGGGGGCACCCGGAACGCCAGCGCTCCAGCGACCGCTCGTACCGCGAGGACGACGCCGAGCGGCTCTGGACGGTGTCCGAGGAGCTGACGGGCGTGTCGTTCGGCCTCGACGGCGCGGCCGACGCCGCCGGGGAGGAAGACGCCGCCGAAGCGGCGGACGCCACCGACGACTGA
- the corA gene encoding magnesium/cobalt transporter CorA — protein sequence MIRAMSYTDGEAATFDDPAAAAVAPGTTWVWVDVGESADDADTAPAGDGQGPTRPTGDLATVTERFGIHALHAEDVVGDARPKSEVLDEYTFLLVKAARFRIGDTTFLEEIRTRSVGVFVGDDWLVTVTTDGGAAVEPVWNRLAGAERRALARGPDYAGYLVVDRIVDGYFRLLDELEDDIETVEELVIDAPDPGTLAEINDLRRELLSVRRVVWPTRDALSPLTRGDADHVAESTEKYYRDVYDHVVQLVELTETYRDLTAGARDMYLNTLSQSTNEVMRRLTVVATVVLPLTFVAGVFGMNFASMPELSWPYAYHATMLGMGGIALVLIAYFRREGWL from the coding sequence GTGATCCGCGCGATGTCGTACACCGACGGCGAGGCGGCGACGTTCGATGATCCGGCGGCCGCCGCTGTGGCACCCGGGACGACGTGGGTGTGGGTAGACGTCGGTGAGTCGGCGGACGACGCCGACACCGCCCCCGCAGGCGACGGGCAGGGGCCGACCCGCCCGACGGGGGACTTGGCGACCGTGACCGAGCGGTTCGGCATCCACGCGCTCCACGCCGAGGACGTGGTCGGCGACGCCCGCCCGAAGTCGGAGGTGCTCGACGAGTACACGTTCCTGCTCGTGAAGGCCGCGCGCTTCCGCATCGGCGACACGACGTTCTTAGAGGAGATCCGGACCCGGTCCGTGGGCGTGTTCGTCGGCGACGACTGGCTCGTGACGGTGACGACCGACGGCGGCGCCGCCGTCGAGCCAGTGTGGAACCGCCTGGCTGGCGCCGAGCGACGGGCACTCGCGCGCGGCCCGGACTACGCGGGCTACCTCGTCGTCGACCGCATCGTGGACGGCTACTTCCGCCTGCTCGACGAGTTGGAGGACGACATCGAGACGGTCGAGGAGTTGGTGATCGACGCCCCCGACCCGGGGACGCTCGCCGAGATCAACGACCTCCGGCGGGAACTCCTCTCCGTCCGGCGGGTCGTGTGGCCGACGCGCGACGCGCTCAGCCCGCTGACGCGGGGCGACGCGGACCACGTCGCCGAGTCGACCGAGAAGTACTACCGCGACGTGTACGACCACGTCGTCCAGTTGGTCGAGTTAACCGAGACGTACCGCGACCTCACGGCGGGTGCGCGCGACATGTACCTCAACACGCTGTCGCAGTCGACCAACGAGGTGATGCGTCGGCTGACGGTCGTCGCGACGGTCGTCCTGCCGCTCACGTTCGTCGCGGGCGTGTTCGGGATGAACTTCGCGTCGATGCCGGAGCTGTCGTGGCCGTACGCCTACCACGCGACGATGCTCGGGATGGGTGGCATCGCGCTCGTGCTCATCGCGTACTTCCGGCGCGAGGGGTGGCTGTAG
- a CDS encoding GTP-dependent dephospho-CoA kinase family protein, whose amino-acid sequence MLTLPDDLRGAFKDPMGPVYTDTERLLSDAGDPIVAVGDVVAYHLRVAGRDPDVAVIDGKTEREAVSDEIAAVLADDDRRIEVTNDPATLSASMLEALAEAVADPDPVVIYVTGEEDLATVPALLVAPEGASVVYGQPGEGMVLVDVTAASKREARELLGKLEGDTAAALAALGVE is encoded by the coding sequence CTGCTCACGCTCCCCGACGACCTCCGCGGCGCGTTCAAAGACCCCATGGGTCCCGTCTACACCGACACGGAGCGACTGCTCTCCGACGCCGGCGACCCCATCGTCGCCGTCGGCGACGTCGTCGCCTACCACCTCCGCGTCGCCGGGCGCGACCCCGACGTCGCCGTCATCGACGGGAAGACCGAACGCGAGGCCGTGAGCGACGAGATCGCCGCCGTCCTCGCCGACGACGACCGTCGCATCGAGGTGACCAACGACCCCGCGACGCTCTCGGCGTCGATGCTGGAGGCGCTCGCCGAAGCGGTCGCCGACCCCGACCCGGTCGTCATCTACGTCACCGGGGAGGAGGACCTGGCGACCGTCCCCGCGCTCCTCGTCGCCCCCGAAGGAGCCAGCGTCGTGTACGGCCAACCCGGCGAGGGGATGGTGCTCGTCGACGTGACCGCGGCGTCGAAGCGCGAGGCGCGCGAGTTGCTCGGGAAGTTGGAGGGCGACACCGCGGCGGCGCTGGCGGCGCTGGGCGTCGAGTAG
- a CDS encoding MBL fold metallo-hydrolase, whose protein sequence is MEIQFLGGAREVGRSAILVDDALLLDYGTLTGDPPQYPVGRPEPDAVVVSHGHLDHVGQVPALLRGDRRPPIHWTPPTSELARVLARDTLKLRGYDCTFTESHVQRIGEVEQRHGYDEPFVVEAGGTDYEVTFYDAGHIPGSAHVLVDDGDTRLLYTADFHTDDTRLLSGSTARPDADTVICESTYSDVAHEDRRRVEERFVERVRRTRYEGGTALIPAFAIGRTQEVLLVLGDTEVRPYLDGMGQTVTDIVRRHPEFVRDPDALRRAKSGARYVTGKDGQRERIAADNEAIVTTSGMVSGGPVMRYLPLLRSDPTNHVCLTGYQVEGTNGRQLLEHGRCELDGGVVPVAAGVELFDFSAHADRDGLRAFLDSYRDATVLVNHGDRCPAFAEELRADGYDASAPELGERVVV, encoded by the coding sequence ATGGAGATCCAGTTCCTCGGCGGCGCCCGAGAGGTGGGTCGCTCGGCGATCCTCGTCGACGACGCGCTCCTCCTCGACTACGGGACGCTCACCGGGGACCCGCCGCAGTACCCCGTCGGTCGCCCGGAGCCGGACGCCGTCGTCGTCAGCCACGGCCACCTCGACCACGTGGGGCAGGTGCCCGCGCTCCTCCGCGGCGACCGCCGGCCGCCGATTCACTGGACGCCGCCGACGAGCGAGTTGGCGCGGGTGCTCGCCCGCGACACGCTGAAACTGCGCGGCTACGACTGCACGTTCACCGAGAGCCACGTCCAGCGGATCGGTGAGGTCGAGCAGCGCCACGGCTACGACGAGCCGTTCGTCGTCGAAGCCGGCGGCACCGACTACGAGGTCACCTTCTACGACGCCGGCCACATCCCCGGGAGCGCGCACGTCCTCGTCGACGACGGCGACACCCGCCTCCTCTACACCGCGGACTTCCACACCGACGACACGCGCCTGCTGTCGGGGTCGACCGCCCGGCCCGACGCGGACACGGTGATCTGTGAGAGCACGTACTCGGACGTGGCCCACGAGGACCGCCGGCGCGTCGAGGAGCGGTTCGTCGAGCGCGTGCGCCGCACCCGCTACGAGGGCGGCACGGCACTGATCCCGGCGTTTGCGATCGGCCGCACGCAGGAGGTGCTGCTCGTGTTGGGCGACACGGAGGTGCGCCCGTACCTCGACGGGATGGGTCAGACGGTCACCGACATCGTGCGCCGCCACCCCGAGTTCGTCCGCGACCCCGACGCGCTCCGTCGGGCGAAGTCCGGGGCCCGCTACGTCACGGGGAAGGACGGCCAGCGCGAGCGCATCGCCGCCGACAACGAGGCCATCGTCACCACCTCCGGGATGGTGTCCGGCGGCCCGGTGATGCGCTACCTCCCCCTCCTGCGCTCGGACCCGACGAACCACGTCTGTCTCACCGGTTATCAGGTCGAGGGGACGAACGGTCGGCAACTCCTCGAACACGGGCGCTGCGAGTTGGACGGCGGGGTCGTCCCCGTCGCCGCCGGCGTCGAGTTGTTCGACTTCTCGGCGCACGCCGACCGCGACGGCCTCCGCGCGTTCCTCGACAGCTACCGCGACGCGACCGTGCTCGTCAACCACGGCGACCGCTGTCCGGCGTTCGCCGAGGAACTTCGGGCAGACGGCTACGACGCGAGCGCGCCAGAACTGGGCGAGCGCGTCGTCGTCTGA
- a CDS encoding DUF5808 domain-containing protein has product MADKPQSGELFGIPYNFERPSVGRLLSSYWQPGKGMLVKKPFGIGYTLNLASWRSWVVLLVAGAMLYQERSSRGGEETVEESEPVEVVVDDD; this is encoded by the coding sequence ATGGCTGACAAACCCCAGTCTGGGGAACTCTTCGGGATCCCGTACAACTTCGAACGGCCGAGCGTCGGTCGCCTGCTCTCCTCGTACTGGCAGCCCGGCAAGGGCATGCTGGTGAAGAAGCCGTTCGGCATCGGCTACACGCTCAACCTCGCGAGTTGGCGCTCGTGGGTCGTGCTCCTCGTCGCCGGCGCGATGCTGTACCAGGAGCGGTCGAGCCGCGGCGGCGAGGAGACCGTCGAAGAGTCCGAGCCGGTCGAAGTCGTCGTCGACGACGACTGA
- the spt4 gene encoding transcription elongation factor subunit Spt4 has product MAEDRLACRECHFVNDPDAQTCENCGSSSLTEDWAGYVIIPHPEKSEIAPEMNVSQAGSYALKVR; this is encoded by the coding sequence ATGGCGGAGGACCGCCTCGCCTGTCGCGAGTGCCACTTCGTCAACGACCCCGACGCCCAGACGTGCGAGAACTGCGGCTCGTCCTCGCTGACGGAGGACTGGGCCGGCTACGTCATCATCCCGCACCCCGAGAAGTCGGAGATCGCACCGGAGATGAACGTGAGCCAGGCCGGCAGCTACGCGCTGAAGGTCCGGTAA
- a CDS encoding 30S ribosomal protein S24e: protein MDIDIISEEENPMLHRTDVRFEVQHDEATPARLQVRDSLAAKLDKGSDEVVIQELDTKFGMRKTVGYAKVYETAEYAADIEQDYVLERNAIAGDEDAEAEEA, encoded by the coding sequence ATGGACATCGACATCATCTCCGAGGAGGAGAACCCCATGCTCCACCGGACGGACGTCCGGTTCGAGGTGCAGCACGACGAAGCAACGCCCGCGCGTCTGCAGGTTCGCGACTCGCTCGCGGCCAAGCTCGACAAGGGCTCCGACGAAGTCGTCATCCAGGAACTCGACACGAAGTTCGGGATGCGCAAGACCGTCGGCTACGCGAAGGTGTACGAGACGGCCGAGTACGCTGCCGACATCGAGCAGGACTACGTCCTCGAGCGGAACGCCATCGCCGGCGACGAGGACGCCGAGGCAGAGGAAGCGTAA